The sequence TCATTGCCCGCAACAACATCGTCTCGACCTCGCTGTCGGAGAGCTACAACTTCCACTAGGGGCCGATGGGGGCTGCGGCTCCCCCGAGCGCCGGATATCCGGCGATGAACACGAGTAGCAGATGCGCATTTCCATTCGGCAGCAATTGAGCGTCACCCCACCGCCCGGCACGGCCAATGCCGTGCTGCAGCTGCTGCTGACGCCCCAGAGCGGGCGCTCGCAGCAGATCGAGAGCTGGGGTGTCGACATGGCCGGCATCGCCGAGGCCGGGCACTTCACCGATGCCTTTGGCAATGAGACGCACCTGGTGAACCAGACCCGGCCCGACGGGCCCCTTGTGGTCACCATCGAGGGGGTGGTGCGGACGACCGACACGCATGGGGTGCTGGGCTGGCCGGCGCGGGAGCCGGTGCCCGCGCTTTATCGCCGGGTGACGAGCCTCGCCAAGGCGCCTGCCGGGATGCCGGCCAAGTTTCGCGGCGGCAAGAACCGGCTCGATACCCTGCACGGATTGATGGGCTGGGTGGGCGAAGTGCTGGGCACGGAACAGCTCAAGGGGCAGAGCCAGATGGCGGCTGATGGCTCGCAGCAGCAAAGCCAGGGCGGTGGAAGCCGCGTTCTGCCGCCGGCCGGCGACTACGCGCATGCCTTTATTGGTGCCTGCCGGGCTGTCGACATTCCCGCACGCTATGTGACGGGCTACCTCGCCGGCGCCGAAGACGGTCCGACTGCCTTCCATGCCTGGGCGGAAGCGCATGACGATCGCCTGGGCTGGATCGGCTTTGATCCCCGCTTGCAACTCTGCCCGACCGATCGGCACGTGCGCCTTGCGGTAGGCCTCGATGCGCTGGGCGCGCGACCCATCCGCATGGTGCCGGCCGAAGAGGTGACTGAGATCGACATCCGCGTAGAGGCGGCCTAGGCCTGGTTGCGGGCGGCCCGGGCTAATGCCCCAGGATCAGCAGCCAGAGCGAGATGGTGACCGCCGAGGACACGGTGGCGATGAGGATCGTATTGGCGGCGACGCTGACGCCGCGGTTGTAGTAGGTGGCAAAGACATAGACGTTGACGCCTGCCGGCATGGACGCGAGCAGGATGCCGTAGCGAGCGGTTTCCATGGGCACGCGGAGCACCCAGATCATCAGCACATAAGCGATCGCCGGGTGGACGATCAGCTTGATGAGGGAAGCGATCAGCGCCTGTTTCCAGTTGTCTGACAGTTTGAACTCGTTGAGCGCCCCACCGATGCCGAACAGCGCAGCCGGAACCACGGCTGAGGCCATCATGGTGAGGAAGGCCTCGGCGGGTTCGATCAGCTTGAGACCGGAAAAATAGCCGATCATGCCGGCGGCAATGCCCCAGATCAGCGGGTTGGAACCCACCCGCTTGCCGGCCACCAACAGGGTCTTGCCCAGCGACTGGCCGTCGCGGCGCATCAATTCCATGGTGATCATGCCAAGCGTCAGCAGGATGGCGCCGTGCAGGCCGATGATCGACAGGGTGACCGGCAGCGATTCGGCGCCATAGGCGCGGCTCATGATGGGCAGGCCGACCAGCACCGTATTGGTGAAAGTGCCCGAAAAGCCGACCGCCACGGCCTCGCCCGGCCTGTTTCCGAAGACCTTCATGGCGATGACGATGCCCACGACAAAGCAGACGACGGCGCCGAAATAGAACGGCCCGATGATGGCCGGATTGAAGGCCGCGCTGAAATCACTGGTCAGCAGCGAATGAAACAGCAGGCAGGGTGTCGCGAAGTTGTTGACGAAGGCGATCAGGCTCTTGATGCCGTCGGCCGGAAAGAGCCGGAAGCGCACGGCGGAATAGCCGAGCGCCATCAGCGCAAAGATCGGCGCGATGACGGTGAGGATGGCGAGCATGGCCGCAATTCCGGGCGGGAGACCTCCCTGCCCTACAAGCCCAGCCGCGCAGGGTCAACGGCGATCTTGTATGGAAGAATGGCCGTTAGCCATTGGCACCCCAAAACGAAACGCAATTCTTCCAAAACGAAATCAGATCGCGTATGAACGAAACCAACGACGGGAGCAGTCATGGCCGACAGCGATAGTGTGGACATCTTTGTCATCGGCGGTGGCGTGAACGGCGCCAGCGTGGCGCGCGACGCGGTGGGACGCGGTTATTCCGTGGCGCTGGCCGAGATGAATGACCTCGCCAGTGGCACCTCGTCGGCGGCAACCAAGCTGGTGCATGGCGGGCTGCGCTATTTGGAACACTACGAGTTTCGCCTTGTGCATGAGGCATTGGCGGAGCGCGAGGTGTTGTGGGCGGAAGCGCCGCACATCATCAAGCCGCTGCGCTTCGTGCTGCCGCATCACAAGGGGTTGCGGCCGGCCATGGTGCTGCGCGCCGGGCTCGCCATGTATGACTATATGGGTGGCCGTCGCCTGTTGCCGCCGACCAAGACGCTCGACCTGACGCGCGATGTCGCCGGCAAGCCGCTCAAGCCCGGCTACCGGCTGGGCTTTGAATATTCGGACTGCTGGGTCGACGATGCGCGCTTCGTGGTGCTGAATGCCCGCGATGCGGCCGACAAGGGCGCCGCCATCCATGTGCGCACCAAGGTCACCAGCGTGCGCCGCGACCATGGCGGCTGGCTGGTGGAACTGGATGGCGAGTCCGGACGGAAGACGCTGACGGCCAGGCTTGTCGTCAATGCAGCCGGGCCATGGGTCGATCAGGTCATTACCGGCACGATGGGCAAGAACGGCGCGCACAATGTGCGGCTGGTCAAGGGCAGCCATATCGTGGTGCGCAAGCTGTTCGACCACGACCGCTGCTATATCTTCCAGAATGCCGATGGCCGGATCATTTTCGCCATCCCCTATGAGGATGACTTCACCCTGATCGGCACCACCGACCAGGACTATCAGGGTGACCCCAAGGATGTGAAAATCTCCGACGGGGAAACCGACTACCTGCTGAGCGCCGCCAGCGAGTATTTCGCCAAGCCCGTGACGCGCGAGCAGATCGCCTGGAGCTATTCGGGCGTGCGCCCGCTGTTCGACGACGGCGCCAGCGCGGCGCAGGAAGCGACGCGCGACTATGTGCTCAAGGTGGACGGCGATGCGGCCACGGGCGCGGCGGTCAACGTGTTCGGCGGCAAGCTGACGACGTCGCGTCGGCTGGCCGAGTCGGTGCTGGAAAAGATCGAGGGTGTGCTGGGAAAGAAGGGCAAGCCCTGGACCAAGACCAGCCGGTTGCCCGGTGGAGACTTCGAACCGCTGGCCTTCGACGCCGAAGTCAGGCGGCTCGGCATGGACTATGCGGGCCTGCCACCGGCCATGCTGCGGCGCATGACACGGCTTTATGGTACCAAGGCGCGGGTGCTGCTGGGAACGGCGAAGGGCACCGACGATCTCGGGCTGCATTTCGGTGCCGACCTCTATGCGAGGGAAGTCGACTACCTGGTTGCCAATGAATGGGCGCGGACGGCACAAGACGTATTGTGGCGACGCACCAAGCTGGGTTTGCGGGTGAACGCGGAAGAGGCCGCAAGGCTCGAGGACTACCTGGCCCGACGCGGCTGAACTGGGGGGAACAATGGGCAATTACATCCTGGCGATCGACCAGGGGACGACGTCGAGCCGGGCGATTGTGTTTGGCAAAGATCGGACGATTGCCGGGGTGGGGCAGAAGGAGTTCACCCAAATCTTCCCACAGGATGGTTGGGTGGAGCACGATCCGGAGGAAATCTGGGAATCGGTGCTGTGGGCGATCAAGAAGGCCATCCGGGAAGCAAAGATCGAAGCCAAGGATGTGGCCGCCATCGGCATCACCAACCAGCGGGAAACGACGCTGATCTGGGACCGCCAGACCGGCAAGCCTATTCACAATGCGATCGTCTGGCAGGACCGGCGTACCGCTGCCTATTGCGCCAAGCTCAAGAAGGCGGGGCATGAAAAGGTCATTACCAAAAAGACCGGGTTGCTGCTCGACCCCTATTTCTCCGGCACCAAGATCAAGTGGCTACTCGACAACGTGAAAGGCGCAAGAAAGCTTGCAGCAAAAGGGCAGCTTGCTTGCGGCACGGTCGA comes from Devosia oryziradicis and encodes:
- a CDS encoding transglutaminase domain-containing protein — translated: MRISIRQQLSVTPPPGTANAVLQLLLTPQSGRSQQIESWGVDMAGIAEAGHFTDAFGNETHLVNQTRPDGPLVVTIEGVVRTTDTHGVLGWPAREPVPALYRRVTSLAKAPAGMPAKFRGGKNRLDTLHGLMGWVGEVLGTEQLKGQSQMAADGSQQQSQGGGSRVLPPAGDYAHAFIGACRAVDIPARYVTGYLAGAEDGPTAFHAWAEAHDDRLGWIGFDPRLQLCPTDRHVRLAVGLDALGARPIRMVPAEEVTEIDIRVEAA
- a CDS encoding AEC family transporter → MLAILTVIAPIFALMALGYSAVRFRLFPADGIKSLIAFVNNFATPCLLFHSLLTSDFSAAFNPAIIGPFYFGAVVCFVVGIVIAMKVFGNRPGEAVAVGFSGTFTNTVLVGLPIMSRAYGAESLPVTLSIIGLHGAILLTLGMITMELMRRDGQSLGKTLLVAGKRVGSNPLIWGIAAGMIGYFSGLKLIEPAEAFLTMMASAVVPAALFGIGGALNEFKLSDNWKQALIASLIKLIVHPAIAYVLMIWVLRVPMETARYGILLASMPAGVNVYVFATYYNRGVSVAANTILIATVSSAVTISLWLLILGH
- the glpD gene encoding glycerol-3-phosphate dehydrogenase, with product MADSDSVDIFVIGGGVNGASVARDAVGRGYSVALAEMNDLASGTSSAATKLVHGGLRYLEHYEFRLVHEALAEREVLWAEAPHIIKPLRFVLPHHKGLRPAMVLRAGLAMYDYMGGRRLLPPTKTLDLTRDVAGKPLKPGYRLGFEYSDCWVDDARFVVLNARDAADKGAAIHVRTKVTSVRRDHGGWLVELDGESGRKTLTARLVVNAAGPWVDQVITGTMGKNGAHNVRLVKGSHIVVRKLFDHDRCYIFQNADGRIIFAIPYEDDFTLIGTTDQDYQGDPKDVKISDGETDYLLSAASEYFAKPVTREQIAWSYSGVRPLFDDGASAAQEATRDYVLKVDGDAATGAAVNVFGGKLTTSRRLAESVLEKIEGVLGKKGKPWTKTSRLPGGDFEPLAFDAEVRRLGMDYAGLPPAMLRRMTRLYGTKARVLLGTAKGTDDLGLHFGADLYAREVDYLVANEWARTAQDVLWRRTKLGLRVNAEEAARLEDYLARRG